In Myxococcus stipitatus, the following are encoded in one genomic region:
- the epsX gene encoding exopolysaccharide export protein EpsX — MLGSALTALWLELSASAITYSASVRVDSRVRSNEDPTEGAPSIAGDTDFTPILGLERAEGNTRLELNYAPRISLREVTAEPRTEVQHVGRFAARWRPERGLSFRLSEELVLGSVNLLTTDSLPILQPDPDDPDGPLRPPPGGGPLQPLPDADTVYFLSSATSLTGETSQLGRRWQLSGTAGFSVSGGLDGPAREAVPMQYGPRMDVSLSHALSELSAITTSASATHARFSTGARNTVVTLTESWTRRMSRRTSLEAGAGASVVHSIEATGGVAPDPEPGTPSGTPRTELLPNLTLAVGHRIPSRTADFDGRLGLRVSPFTDRLTARVYPRADLTATGTWVLGPRVRVAATAGTAFAVGGATGDRLVSGGLTASWILNSWMSVDADTRGTWSRSPELPAARFQWAAALGLSLRQTGIL; from the coding sequence GTGCTGGGGTCCGCGCTCACCGCGCTGTGGCTGGAGCTCTCCGCCTCCGCCATCACCTACTCCGCCTCCGTGCGGGTGGACTCGCGTGTGCGCTCCAACGAAGACCCCACCGAGGGCGCGCCCTCCATCGCCGGCGACACGGACTTCACGCCCATCCTCGGCCTGGAGCGGGCCGAGGGGAACACCCGCCTGGAGCTCAACTACGCGCCGCGCATCAGCCTGCGCGAAGTCACCGCCGAGCCTCGCACCGAGGTGCAGCACGTGGGCCGCTTCGCCGCCCGCTGGCGCCCGGAGCGCGGCCTGTCGTTCCGGCTGAGCGAGGAGCTGGTGCTCGGCAGCGTCAACCTGCTCACCACGGACTCGCTGCCCATCCTGCAGCCGGACCCGGATGACCCGGACGGTCCGCTGCGCCCTCCTCCCGGAGGCGGGCCGCTCCAGCCGCTCCCCGACGCGGACACCGTCTACTTCCTCTCCTCGGCCACCTCCCTCACCGGTGAGACGAGCCAGTTGGGACGGCGCTGGCAGCTCTCCGGCACCGCGGGCTTCTCCGTCAGCGGAGGACTGGATGGCCCCGCGCGCGAGGCCGTGCCCATGCAGTACGGCCCGCGCATGGATGTCTCGCTCAGCCACGCGCTGTCGGAGCTCAGCGCCATCACCACCTCCGCCTCCGCCACGCACGCGCGCTTCTCCACCGGCGCGAGGAACACCGTCGTGACGCTCACGGAGAGCTGGACGCGCCGCATGTCCCGTCGCACGTCATTGGAGGCGGGCGCGGGCGCCAGCGTCGTCCACTCCATTGAAGCAACGGGCGGAGTCGCGCCAGACCCGGAGCCGGGTACGCCCTCGGGCACGCCTCGCACGGAGCTGTTGCCCAACCTCACGCTCGCGGTGGGGCACCGCATCCCCTCTCGCACGGCGGACTTCGACGGGCGCCTGGGTCTGCGCGTGTCTCCCTTCACCGACCGGCTGACGGCGCGCGTCTATCCTCGAGCGGACCTGACGGCGACGGGGACGTGGGTGCTGGGACCTCGCGTGCGCGTGGCGGCCACGGCGGGCACGGCCTTCGCGGTGGGCGGCGCCACGGGAGACCGGTTGGTATCCGGCGGGTTGACGGCATCCTGGATTCTCAACAGTTGGATGTCGGTGGATGCCGACACGCGAGGCACGTGGAGCCGCTCGCCCGAGCTGCCAGCGGCCCGCTTCCAGTGGGCGGCGGCGTTGGGCCTGTCCTTGCGGCAAACTGGTATCCTCTGA
- the epsU gene encoding exopolysaccharide biosynthesis GT2 family glycosyltransferase EpsU: MTVWTWVDLALCVVLLPATVACGYLLLLTLLSWRRAAPVPPAPTRKFDVVIPSHNEELGIARTVANLSAVDYPPTMRRILVVADNCSDATAQKAREAGATVLERHDTEKRGKGYALAYAFEFSQKDGFADAVVVVDADTVVSPNLLHAYARRLEDGAHAVQAHYGVMNPTASWRTRLMTIALGMFHKVRSLGREALGVSCGLRGNGMCFTHAVLREVPHDAFSVVEDLEYGIRLGRKGHRVHYAWEAEVQGEMVTAEKQSRSQRQRWEGGRAQMRKLHGWPLLSDALKQKSGLLLDLSMDVLVPPLSQLVLATVGGAVAASVLVWLSGGTAVAASAMAGFGLASLGAYVLRGWWVSGVGPRGLVDLAWAPVYVVWKVWLMLRGPGAEKRGEWVRTTREAERR; this comes from the coding sequence GTGACGGTGTGGACCTGGGTGGACCTGGCGCTGTGTGTGGTGCTGCTGCCGGCGACGGTGGCGTGCGGCTATCTGCTGCTCCTGACGCTGTTGTCGTGGCGGCGCGCGGCGCCGGTGCCTCCGGCGCCCACGCGCAAGTTCGACGTGGTGATTCCCTCGCACAACGAGGAGCTGGGCATCGCGCGCACGGTGGCCAACCTGTCCGCGGTGGACTACCCGCCGACGATGCGGCGCATCCTCGTCGTCGCGGACAACTGCTCGGACGCCACGGCGCAGAAGGCGCGGGAGGCGGGCGCCACGGTGCTGGAGCGCCACGACACGGAGAAGCGCGGCAAGGGCTACGCGCTCGCGTATGCCTTCGAGTTCAGCCAGAAGGACGGCTTCGCGGACGCGGTGGTGGTGGTGGACGCGGACACGGTGGTGTCGCCCAACCTGCTGCACGCCTACGCGCGGCGGCTGGAGGACGGCGCGCACGCGGTGCAGGCGCACTACGGCGTGATGAACCCGACGGCCTCATGGCGCACGCGGTTGATGACGATTGCCCTGGGCATGTTCCACAAGGTGCGCTCGCTGGGGCGCGAGGCGCTGGGTGTCTCGTGTGGCCTGCGCGGCAACGGCATGTGCTTCACGCACGCGGTGCTGCGCGAGGTGCCGCACGATGCCTTCAGCGTGGTGGAGGATTTGGAGTACGGCATCCGCCTGGGCCGCAAGGGCCACCGCGTGCACTACGCCTGGGAGGCGGAGGTGCAGGGCGAGATGGTGACGGCGGAGAAGCAGAGCCGCTCGCAGCGCCAGCGTTGGGAGGGTGGACGCGCTCAGATGCGCAAGCTGCACGGGTGGCCGCTCTTGAGTGACGCGCTGAAGCAGAAGAGCGGGCTGCTGCTGGACTTGTCCATGGACGTGCTGGTGCCACCGTTGAGCCAGCTGGTGCTCGCGACGGTGGGCGGCGCGGTGGCGGCGTCGGTGCTGGTGTGGCTGTCGGGAGGCACGGCCGTGGCGGCCTCCGCGATGGCGGGCTTCGGGCTGGCGAGCCTGGGCGCGTATGTGCTGCGCGGGTGGTGGGTGTCCGGCGTGGGACCTCGGGGCCTGGTGGACCTGGCCTGGGCGCCTGTGTACGTGGTGTGGAAGGTGTGGCTGATGTTGCGCGGCCCCGGCGCGGAGAAGCGCGGCGAGTGGGTGCGCACCACGCGCGAGGCCGAGCGGCGCTGA
- the epsV gene encoding PCP family exopolysaccharide biosynthesis protein EpsV, with protein MTAPAPGPRPGPHAPPAFTPERVETNAPADLIDWGFAIDSVFYLKNAVLRHWFLALVVMVLVSGLAAGVSKIMPRKYHVETRMLTQRNFIIASLANPGRSIPVDADQPTRAAWEMVMKSDNLKAIIRDAKLVEYWELQRSPISHLKEKVLRKAPPHMSDDDKRDALTAMLEQAMLVMVEGGTGTVTIGVDWSDPQLALNIVEAAQKNFLEMRQAAEMGAVAEAITILDKQVVEEAEGIQQAIAALDATVKRVEAKRKREEARQAQRGARGAPGQTQGAGLGINTNHLLAQMRFMVQTKRRAISDVEEFRARRLTELRNQLSEQRVIYSPQHPLITDLEQRIVALQEDSPQLVALRSELNELIGEYMRNGGDPGELEQGTTGPLLGAAGFGGPATSDNPEVSVAADRVRMLVMRHQEKMRRLDQAKTELEISRASMKHRFSVLAPPTFPEKPSKPKVQLILAAGVMGGIAMGIFAAVALDIIRRRILEKWQVERILKLPVLAELERR; from the coding sequence GTGACGGCTCCGGCGCCCGGGCCCCGGCCGGGCCCGCACGCCCCCCCCGCATTCACTCCGGAGCGCGTGGAGACGAACGCGCCGGCGGACCTCATCGACTGGGGGTTCGCCATCGACTCGGTCTTCTATTTGAAGAACGCGGTGCTGCGGCACTGGTTCCTCGCGCTGGTGGTGATGGTCCTGGTGTCGGGGCTGGCCGCGGGCGTCAGCAAAATCATGCCGCGCAAGTATCACGTTGAAACGCGGATGCTGACGCAACGCAATTTCATCATCGCCTCGTTGGCGAACCCGGGGCGCTCCATCCCCGTGGACGCGGACCAGCCCACGCGCGCGGCGTGGGAGATGGTGATGAAGAGCGACAACCTCAAGGCCATCATCCGTGACGCGAAGCTGGTGGAGTACTGGGAGCTGCAGCGCTCGCCCATCAGCCACCTGAAGGAGAAGGTGCTGCGCAAGGCGCCGCCGCACATGTCGGACGACGACAAGCGCGACGCGCTCACCGCCATGTTGGAGCAGGCCATGCTCGTCATGGTGGAGGGCGGCACGGGCACCGTCACCATCGGCGTGGACTGGAGCGACCCGCAGCTGGCGCTCAACATCGTGGAGGCCGCGCAGAAGAACTTCCTGGAGATGCGGCAGGCCGCGGAGATGGGCGCGGTGGCGGAGGCCATCACCATCCTCGACAAGCAGGTGGTGGAGGAGGCGGAGGGCATCCAGCAGGCCATCGCGGCGCTGGACGCCACGGTGAAGCGCGTGGAGGCCAAGCGCAAGCGCGAGGAGGCCCGGCAGGCGCAGCGGGGGGCTCGCGGAGCGCCAGGGCAGACGCAGGGCGCCGGGCTGGGCATCAACACCAACCACCTGCTGGCGCAGATGCGGTTCATGGTGCAGACCAAGCGCCGGGCCATCTCCGACGTGGAGGAGTTCCGCGCGCGGCGCCTCACGGAGCTGCGCAACCAGTTGTCCGAGCAGCGGGTCATCTACTCGCCGCAGCACCCGCTCATCACGGACCTGGAGCAGCGCATCGTCGCGCTCCAGGAGGACTCGCCGCAGTTGGTGGCGCTGCGCTCGGAGCTCAACGAGCTCATCGGCGAGTACATGCGCAACGGCGGGGACCCGGGTGAGCTGGAGCAGGGCACCACGGGGCCGCTGTTGGGCGCTGCGGGGTTTGGTGGGCCGGCGACGTCGGACAACCCGGAGGTGTCCGTGGCGGCGGACCGGGTGCGCATGCTGGTGATGCGGCACCAGGAGAAGATGCGGCGGTTGGACCAGGCGAAGACGGAGCTGGAGATTTCGCGCGCATCGATGAAGCACCGCTTCAGCGTGCTGGCGCCGCCGACGTTTCCAGAGAAGCCGTCCAAGCCCAAGGTGCAGCTCATCCTCGCCGCGGGCGTGATGGGTGGCATCGCCATGGGCATCTTCGCGGCGGTGGCGCTGGACATCATCCGCCGGCGCATCCTGGAGAAGTGGCAGGTGGAGCGAATCCTGAAGCTCCCGGTGCTGGCGGAGCTGGAGCGGCGCTAG
- the epsW gene encoding exopolysaccharide biosynthesis response regulator EpsW — protein sequence MEPQLHKVLLVEDAPFFRKMLGDYLRAMGFKDVVELPNGQAALKYLAGSTRPDLVCLDLTLPDISGYDLCEHIRRTAGMADVPVLVVSARDLPEDKAHAEEAGANGYLGKPFTQEEFARRVGQLLKNAAARRPS from the coding sequence ATGGAACCCCAACTGCACAAGGTCCTCCTGGTGGAGGACGCGCCCTTCTTTCGGAAGATGCTGGGCGACTATCTGCGTGCCATGGGATTCAAGGACGTGGTGGAGCTGCCCAACGGGCAGGCCGCGCTCAAGTACCTGGCGGGCTCCACGCGTCCGGACCTCGTGTGCCTGGACCTGACGCTGCCGGATATCTCTGGCTATGACTTGTGCGAGCACATCCGCCGCACCGCGGGCATGGCGGACGTGCCGGTGCTGGTGGTGAGCGCCAGGGATTTGCCGGAGGACAAGGCCCACGCGGAGGAGGCGGGCGCCAATGGCTATCTGGGCAAGCCCTTCACGCAAGAGGAGTTCGCGCGCCGGGTGGGGCAGCTGTTGAAGAATGCCGCGGCGAGGAGGCCGTCGTGA
- the epsY gene encoding exopolysaccharide export protein EpsY — translation MPSSLHARRPEPRFAARVLACAALLLVTSACGGLGKYTWVDDYQEKPPPLDASYRIASGDLLNIRVWNQESLTTQARVRDDGRISLLFLDDVEAAGHSPAMLSQQIQTRLKDYINHPVVTVALEMARPIKVTMMGEVNRIGPLEIEVGASLLQALAGAGGFTEYAHDDRIFVMRQEDGQAALRIRFRYKDLIHAEGRAPTFRLRPGDVVVVE, via the coding sequence ATGCCGTCCTCGCTCCACGCCCGACGCCCCGAGCCCCGCTTCGCGGCGCGGGTGCTCGCCTGCGCCGCGCTCCTGCTCGTGACTTCCGCGTGTGGAGGGCTTGGCAAGTACACCTGGGTGGATGACTACCAGGAGAAGCCGCCTCCGCTGGACGCCAGCTACCGCATCGCCTCCGGCGACCTGCTCAACATCCGCGTGTGGAACCAGGAGTCGCTCACCACGCAGGCGCGCGTGCGCGATGACGGGCGCATCAGCCTGCTCTTCCTGGATGACGTGGAGGCCGCCGGCCACAGCCCAGCCATGCTGTCGCAGCAAATCCAGACGCGGCTGAAGGACTACATCAATCACCCCGTCGTCACCGTGGCGCTGGAGATGGCGCGCCCCATCAAGGTGACGATGATGGGTGAGGTCAACCGCATCGGACCGCTGGAAATCGAGGTGGGTGCAAGCCTTCTCCAAGCGCTGGCGGGCGCGGGCGGCTTCACCGAGTACGCCCACGACGACCGCATCTTCGTCATGCGCCAGGAGGACGGACAGGCCGCCCTGCGCATCCGCTTCCGCTACAAGGACCTCATCCACGCCGAGGGGCGCGCGCCCACGTTCCGCCTGCGCCCTGGTGACGTGGTGGTGGTGGAGTAG